Proteins from a genomic interval of Hippocampus zosterae strain Florida chromosome 14, ASM2543408v3, whole genome shotgun sequence:
- the LOC127614831 gene encoding tandem C2 domains nuclear protein, whose protein sequence is MECLKNCCKKLTKKREKEQEETKGVAVQVPVNPKRLGVQEDYLLSKMPPDGKEVPFVLPTLKASYVQPGAASSPNLQYGMPGPTRCAYAQRKAELLNPLAAAFAYSSESSLHTVAETADPERTSSTLNSRDFELNTSYSDSGERLSRSMNELSTTHSPEMKNFDSMSSVLSTPAYISDSRSRADSFSLLGDELGRLCVRLSYKEDMEQVWITLVQCSQLNLPVNIAQKTKIRIKGVITLPKPVKFQTSIKEYCQEISFMETFVFALSLQSLRGSALLLKLQTQGTKKRTVAKCVLSLRPLGPQDIEQWQPLRSPCKFSGQGCELHLATCFQPVSRRLQVRVLAAQNLPTSASALPPAYAVTVQMLGSAEPATKKKTRALKATRGQCQWNDTFHLDLDTLELAACELSIKLVSCGSVKRKQCVGQVQLGLNGPTQEAAKQWKDTVDHPEKVVAAWHTVT, encoded by the exons ATGGAGTGCCTCAAAAACTGCTGCAAGAAGCTCACCAAAAAGCGAgagaaggagcaggaggagaCAAAAG GTGTTGCCGTGCAGGTACCCGTCAACCCCAAACGATTGGGGGTTCAGGAAGACTACCTCCTATCCAAGATGCCCCCTGACGGCAAAGAGGTCCCGTTTGTCTTGCCCACCTTGAAGGCATCGTACGTGCAGCCCGGAGCCGCCTCTTCCCCTAACCTGCAGTACGGGATGCCCG GTCCGACCCGCTGCGCGTACGCTCAGAGGAAGGCCGAGCTGCTGAACCCCCTGGCCGCTGCTTTTGCATATAGCTCAGAGTCCAGTCTGCATACCGTCGCTGAAACCGCGGATCCCGAGAGGACCTCGTCTACCCTCAATTCCAGAGACTTTGAGCTCAACACAAGCTATTCAG ACTCTGGTGAGCGACTTAGTCGGTCCATGAATGAGCTCAGCACCACTCACAGTCCTGAAATGAAG AACTTTGATTCCATGTCCAGTGTCCTGAGCACTCCGGCCTACATCAGTGACTCGAGAAGCAGAGCAG ATTCTTTCTCACTGTTGGGTGACGAACTGGGGAGGTTGTGTGTCCGACTGAGCTACAAGGAGGACATGGAGCAGGTGTGGATCACGCTGGTCCAG TGTTCACAACTCAACTTGCCAGTGAATATAGCCCAAAAGACAAAGATCCGAATCAAAGGTGTCATCACGCTTCCGAAACCGGTCAAGTTCCAGACTTCCATCAAGGAATACTGTCAG GAAATATCCTTCATGGAGACGTTTGTCTTTGCGCTGAGCCTCCAGAGCCTCCGCGGCAGCGCCCTGCTGCTGAAGCTGCAGACGCAGGGGACCAAGAAGCGCACGGTGGCCAAGTGCGTCCTGTCGCTGCGGCCCCTCGGCCCGCAGGATATTGAGCAGTGGCAGCCCCTCAGAAGTCCATGCAAGTTCTCC GGTCAAGGATGCGAGCTGCATCTGGCAACCTGCTTCCAGCCCGTCAGCAGACGCTTGCAAGTCCGAGTCCTCGCCGCCCAAAACCTACCGACTTCTGCCTCGGCCCTCCCGCCAG cCTACGCAGTGACCGTGCAGATGCTGGGCTCCGCCGAGCCAGCGACCAAGAAGAAGACGCGAGCGCTCAAGGCCACCAGAGGGCAGTGTCAATGGAACGACACCTTTCACTTGGATCTGGACACTTTGGAACTGGCCGCATgcgagctgtcaatcaaactcGTCAGCTGCGGCTCGGTCAAAAGGAAGCAGTGTGTCGGACAG GTCCAGCTGGGATTAAACGGCCCCACCCAGGAAGCGGCGAAGCAGTGGAAGGACACCGTGGACCATCCCGAGAAAGTAGTGGCGGCCTGGCATACCGTGACTTAA
- the trip11 gene encoding thyroid receptor-interacting protein 11, whose translation MSSWLGGIGSGLGQSLGQVGGSLSSFTGQISNFTKDMLLEGVEEVGDAATELQLSNSKLADVETAFSSQKFECERLKKLHAELEEKLEASEIQIKQQSAEYRTLLQQKDVEISHLKVRQSGLQEEVQKLQRSVQSASAGPVLPVTTASSSIATSASSYLSHPSASHHHGFHGDDMDLSEVISSQQEINRLATEVLRLEAEVAHWRRMSQASTAAVAGNSDQGEILKLQRTVEELRDKMSCEVDEHQHELAALQDAQRQKMSELSRRHREELAEYEERIEELEEQLQNGASPASSLSNPSKELELQTTVAALRQAAEEREARLSELSAGLDEAQRLRSERDGALEENAALLQNYARLQASVEELQARVREQEGKAMQKAQLEHEIQVLRDNLAAAEKEMERLKSLLEAEAKEEVEHADILELNTIIGSLREEKETLEQEKLTLQERLSAAKKNFDREARPAETESMDDLKEALESQERTLKATREERDTLVTELEELDRQNQEATQHLISVKEQLKKAETEHSATKDQNRSLEHELEAQKEKISQSAFTLNDLHMSKQQLEATVRDLKEKLKQAQERSKEARREASELKKSLQEKEELLAAKEELGRIERTKTDEGELAVKEKELSDLRRNLEKVSSEHFELKMESGKLKEAARKAEESLKENRTAASRTSREKDTRIEALKLEKEQLELELQRAERSLAEGTEQYRHTVDELSRARSMDASALQKEHERAVKLNQEKDSEIARLRLDAERLAAERRETDEMLAITVAGQEQLTDLLREKDAFAETLKRNAADARAELEAGVAAAKGEADVLRRALEEKDRQLAGMKEDNSHLKEEMERARDQQSRPPRTLDVITELEAEIIRLKSSRGGLEEEARDLRRSLEEQQASLLGSRSELEQATLNFDRLLQAKDQELAGLRRTLESRGPAEPAVERGHVILQEDKTASLNQENGNEKHDLSKVDLERLVKGMKEKETEISQLNEKNLSLSRQLDQMALSRDEVGKLSQVILQKDLEIRALHARVTAGGGGGGQDVLFLQQQLQAYGVEREQVLAVLNDKTRENSQLRSDYHRLMDIVASKEAALLKLQQENQRLSGSGDPSGSQEMFKETIQNLSRIIREKDIEIDALTQKCQTLVTVLQSSSGDDDGGVSSNQFEELLKERDNLKQQVKKMEEWKQQVITTVKNMQHESGQLQEELVHLQAQVSADGDAGSKLSVDYARLVQNYEHKEQRLGSLSVELAQVQQSLSQLSTTKDLLLGRLDRSAPGGEAPLSALDASSPDLASLQARLAERENLIRTLQENNHRLSRSASSCESEQRNHAAELQQVRASLEALQRSVRDKDLLIKTKGDQLARVGETLRNRESDNEVLKQAVTNLKERALILEMDAKALKEENERVAARSREKESEFRALQETNMQVSMLLREREFELSAMRDKATTVEKMLKDKEQGKSGELNQLLNEVKSMQDKAVAFQHERDQVVMALKQKQMETTALQTELQHVRDKEQRLNLELERLRNHLLEIEDSYTREALAAEDRETELRRRVALLEERLASSSSAVESASQQASLQVESLQEQLSGVVKQRDDALLQLGTSQEQVKQYAVSLTNLQMVLEQFQQEEKAMYSAELDKLRKDKEEWRRKAEQLEDRASALQMNLDEANAALDSASRLTDQLDYKEEQIEELKQQVDVRQEMLEEAQKKLMSVLNSTEGKIDKVLMRNLLQGYFHTPRNKRMDVLKLMGSVLGLSREDVEKMLEEDTARGVSGWVSSWLVGRGAQSVPNTPQRPTSGNRFNTSFSEMFVKFLETESTPSLPAPKLPVLDIKPLSAPPSRRTPASGAAASKSNNPFLAPRSAAVPLLPAGAAISGGPGGHLLMKPISDALPTFTPVPVSAEASGGAVLKDLLKQ comes from the exons GAGGAGGTCCAGAAGCTTCAGCGCTCTGTCCAGTCCGCCTCTGCCGGCCCCGTGCTCCCCGTCACCACGGCCTCTTCCAGCATCGCCACCTCTGCGTCCTCTTATCTGTCCCATCCCTCTGCGTCCCACCACCACGGCTTTCACGGCGATGACATGGACCTCAGCGAAGTCATCTCGTCCCAGCAGGAGATTAACCGTCTGGCCACCGAAGTGCTGAGACTGGAGGCGGAGGTGGCGCACTGGAGGCGCATGTCGCAG GCATCAACAGCAGCGGTGGCGGGTAACTCCGACCAGGGTGAGATTCTCAAACTTCAAAGAACGGTTGAG gAACTGCGAGATAAGATGAGCTGCGAGGTTGATGAGCACCAGCACGAGCTCGCCGCCCTGCAGGACGCCCAGCGCCAGAAAATGTCCGAACTCAGCCGGCGTCACCGTGAGGAACTGGCCGAATATGAGGAGAGGatcgaggagctggaggagcagcTGCAAAATG GCGCCTCTCCGGCGAGCTCCCTATCAAACCCCTCCAAAGAGCTGGAACTGCAGACCACCGTCGCTGCCCTGCGCCAGGCCGCTGAGGAGCGGGAGGCGCGCCTTTCTGAGCTATCCGCCGGCCTGGATGAGGCGCAGAGGCTGCGGTCCGAGAGGGACGGCGCCCTAGAAGAGAACGCGGCACTGCTCCAGAACTACGCTCGGCTGCAGGCCTCCGTGGAGGAGCTTCAGGCGCGGGTGCGGGAGCAGGAGGGCAAGGCTATGCAGAAAGCCCAGCTGGAGCATGAGATCCAAGTGCTGAGGGACAACCTCGCCGCCGCCGAAAAGGAAATGGAGAGACTGAAAAGCCTGCTTGAG GCAGAAGCAAAGGAGGAGGTGGAGCATGCCGATATCTTGGAACTGAACACCATCATCGGCTCACTAAGAGAAGAGAAGGAAACCCTGGAGCAAGAAAAG CTCACTCTGCAGGAAAGACTGAGCGCGGCCAAGAAGAATTTCGATAGAGAAGCTCGACCGGCTGAAACCGAGTCAATGGACGATCTGAAGGAGGCACTGGAAAGCCAAGAGAGGACCCTGAAGGCCACGCGGGAGGAACGTGACACCCTAGTGACCGAGCTAGAAGAGCTGGACCGGCAAAACCAGGAAGCCACGCAG CATCTGATCTCGGTGAAAGAGCAGCTAAAGAAGGCGGAGACGGAGCACAGCGCCACCAAAGACCAGAATAGATCGCTTGAGCATGAGCTGGAGGCCCAGAAAGAGAAAATCAGCCAGAGTGCATTCACGCTCAACGACCTGCACATGAGCAAGCAGCAGCTAGAGGCCACCGTCCGCGATCTGAAGGAGAAACTGAAACAAGCTCAGGAGCGGAGCAAAGAGGCCCGCAGGGAAGCGTCGGAGTTGAAGAAGAGCTTGCAGGAAAAAGAGGAGCTGCTGGCAGCAAAAGAAGAGCTCGGCCGGATTGAAAGGACAAAAACGGATGAAGGCGAGCTAGCAGTGAAGGAGAAAGAACTTTCCGACCTGCGACGAAACCTGGAGAAAGTCTCGTCGGAGCACTTTGAGCTAAAGATGGAGAGCGGCAAGTTGAAAGAGGCCGCGAGGAAAGCGGAGGAGTCGTTGAAGGAGAACCGGACGGCGGCGAGCAGGACGTCGCGGGAGAAGGACACGCGCATTGAAGCCCTTAAACTGGAGaaagagcagctggagcttgaGCTGCAGCGGGCCGAGCGCTCGCTCGCCGAAGGGACCGAACAATATCGGCACACCGTTGACGAGCTGAGCCGGGCGCGCTCCATGGACGCCTCGGCTCTCCAGAAGGAGCACGAGCGCGCCGTCAAGCTCAACCAGGAGAAGGACTCGGAGATCGCTCGGCTGCGCCTCGACGCCGAGCGGCTGGCGGCCGAGCGGCGGGAAACCGACGAGATGCTCGCCATCACCGTCGCCGGGCAGGAGCAGCTGACCGACTTGCTCCGGGAAAAGGATGCCTTCGCCGAGACGCTGAAGCGGAATGCGGCGGACGCTCGGGCCGAACTGGAGGCGGGCGTCGCGGCGGCGAAGGGGGAGGCGGACGTGCTCAGACGAGCGCTGGAGGAGAAGGACAGACAGCTGGCGGGCATGAAGGAGGACAACAGCCACTTGAAGGAGGAGATGGAGCGCGCGCGGGATCAGCAGAGCAGACCTCCGCGCACCCTGGACGTCATCACCGAGCTGGAGGCCGAGATCATCCGGCTCAAATCGTCCCGAGGCGgcctggaggaggaggcgcgGGATCTCCGCAGGAGCCTGGAGGAGCAGCAGGCCTCGCTCCTCGGCTCGCGGAGTGAGCTGGAGCAGGCCACGCTCAACTTCGACAGGCTCCTCCAGGCCAAGGATCAGGAGCTGGCTGGACTCCGGCGGACCCTGGAGAGCCGAGGTCCCGCAGAGCCCGCGGTGGAGCGGGGCCACGTCATACTGCAGGAAGACAAGACGGCGTCCCTGAACCAGGAGAACGGCAACGAGAAGCACGACCTCTCCAAGGTGGACCTGGAGCGGCTGGTGAAGGGCATGAAGGAGAAGGAGACGGAAATCAGCCAACTGAACGAGAAGAACCTGTCTCTGAGCAGGCAGCTGGACCAGATGGCGCTGTCCCGTGACGAAGTGGGGAAGCTCTCCCAGGTGATCCTGCAGAAGGACCTGGAGATCCGGGCCCTTCATGCGCGGGTCACggcgggaggcggcggcggcggtcagGACGTCCTCTTTCttcagcagcagctgcaggccTACGGCGTGGAAAGGGAGCAGGTCCTGGCCGTGCTCAACGACAAGACCCGGGAGAACAGCCAGCTTCGCTCCGACTACCACCGCCTCATGGACATCGTGGCCAGCAAGGAGGCGGCGCTGCTTAAGCTGCAGCAGGAGAACCAGCGGCTCTCCGGCTCGGGCGATCCCTCGGGCAGCCAGGAGATGTTTAAGGAAACCATCCAGAATCTCTCGCGCATCATCCGGGAGAAGGACATCGAGATTGACGCGTTGACGCAGAAGTGCCAGACGCTGGTGACGGTTCTGCAGTCATCGAGCGGAGACGACGACGGCGGAGTCAGCAGCAACCAGTTCGAGGAGCTGCTCAAGGAGCGCGACAACCTCAAGCAGCAAGTGAAGAAGATGGAGGAGTGGAAACAGCAGGTGATCACCACCGTCAAGAACATGCAACACGAGTCCGggcagctgcaggaggagctGGTCCACCTCCAGGCGCAGGTGTCGGCCGACGGCGACGCCGGTTCCAAACTCTCGGTGGACTACGCCAGGCTCGTCCAGAACTACGAGCACAAGGAACAGCGGCTGGGAAGTTTGAGCGTGGAGCTGGCACAGGTACAACAGAGCCTCAGCCAGCTCAGCACCACCAAGGATCTCCTGCTGGGCCGTCTGGACCGATCGGCTCCCGGCGGCGAAGCTCCGTTGAGTGCGCTCGACGCTTCCAGCCCGGATCTGGCGTCCCTTCAAGCCCGTTTAGCCGAGCGGGAAAACCTGATCCGGACCCTGCAGGAGAACAACCACCGGCTTTCCCGCTCGGCTTCCTCCTGCGAAAGCGAGCAGAGGAACCACGCCGCCGAGCTCCAGCAGGTCCGAGCCAGCCTGGAGGCGCTGCAGAGATCCGTCCGTGACAAGGACCTGCTCATCAAGACCAAAGGGGACCAGCTGGCTCGGGTGGGCGAGACGCTGCGCAACCGCGAGAGCGACAACGAGGTGCTGAAACAGGCCGTCACCAACCTGAAGGAGCGCGCCCTCATCCTGGAGATGGACGCCAAGGCGCTGAAGGAGGAGAACGAGCGGGTGGCCGCGCGCTCGCGGGAGAAGGAGTCGGAGTTCCGCGCGCTGCAGGAGACCAACATGCAGGTGTCCATGCTGCTGCGCGAGCGCGAGTTTGAGCTCAGCGCCATGAGGGACAAAGCTACCACCGTGGAAAAGATGCTCAAGGACAAAGAGCAG GGTAAATCGGGCGAGCTCAATCAACTCCTGAACGAAGTCAAGTCCATGCAGGACAAAGCGGTGGCCTTCCAGCATGAGCGGGACCAGGTTGTGATGGCGCTCAAGCAGAAGCAAATGGAGACCACGGCGTTACAGACCGAG CTGCAACATGTGCGGGACAAAGAGCAGCGTCTCAACCTGGAACTCGAGAGGCTGCGCAACCACCTGCTGGAGATTGAGGACTCGTACACGCGCGAGGCCCTCGCCGCCGAGGACCGCGAGACCGAGCTGCGGCGCCGCGTGGCCCTCCTGGAGGAGCGACTGGCCTCGTCCTCCAGCGCCGTGGAGAGCGCCAG CCAGCAGGCCAGTTTGCAGGTGGAGTCGCTGCAGGAGCAGCTGAGCGGCGTTGTTAAGCAGCGGGATGACGCTCTCCTGCAGCTCGGGACCTCCCAGGAGCAGGTCAAGCAGTATGCCGTTTCCCTCACCAACCTGCAGATGGTGCTAGAGCAGTTCCAACAAG AGGAGAAAGCCATGTACTCGGCTGAGCTGGACAAACTCAGGAAGGACAAAGAGGAGTGGCGGCGCAAGGCGGAGCAGCTGGAAGATCGAGCGTCTGCCCTGCAG ATGAACCTGGACGAGGCCAACGCAGCTCTGGATTCGGCCTCTCGTCTCACCGACCAGTTAGATTACAAAGAGGAGCAGATTGAGGAGCTGAAGCAGCAAG tgGACGTGCGACAGGAGATGCTGGAGGAGGCCCAGAAAAAATTGATGAGCGTGCTGAACAGCACCGAGGGCAAGATTGACAA GGTCCTAATGCGCAACCTCCTTCAGGGTTACTTCCACACGCCCAGAAACAAGCGCATGGACGTGCTGAAGCTTATGGGAAGCGTGCTGGGGTTGAGCCGAGAGGATGTGGAAAAG ATGCTGGAGGAGGACACGGCGCGCGGCGTGAGTGGCTGGGTGTCGAGCTGGCTTGTTGGCCGAGGCGCGCAGAGCGTCCCCAATACTCCCCAGAGGCCCACCAGTGGAAATAGATTCAACACg TCTTTCTCCGAGATGTTTGTCAAGTTCCTGGAGACTGAGTCAACTCCGTCGCTCCCCGCGCCCAAGCTTCCCGTCCTGGATATCAAGCCTCTGAGCGCCCCGCCCTCCAGGAGAACCCCGGCGAGCGGCGCGGCGGCCAGTAAGTCCAACAACCCCTTCCTGGCCCCTCGCTCTGCTGCGGTgcccctgctgcccgccggcgCCGCCATTTCCGGCGGCCCGGGCGGGCACCTGCTGATGAAGCCCATCTCGGACGCTTTGCCCACCTTCACGCCAGTGCCCGTGTCGGCTGAGGCCAGCGGCGGCGCTGTGCTCAAGGACCTGTTGAAGCAGTGA
- the fbln5 gene encoding fibulin-5, producing MKNPLGDIRGFTLCSSTRMVAALLFILLCMQSAHSQTCTDGFRYDRRSRRCMDVDECRTLPDPCRGDMRCVNQNGGYLCMPRGLYNQPFGPEPPQVQQQPDSTYQGGGGGGGGGGTGTSASQPNSYVPVPPRTADPSYPQVGYTVPCILGYALADDGTCNDVDECETNSHHCNPTQVCINTAGGYTCSCTEGFWLIGGQCQDIDECRYGYCQQLCANVPGSYSCSCNPGFLLNPDNRSCQDVDECADEPCSHGCFNNHGSFMCNCDEGFELAADGTSCNDVDECSFSEFLCQHQCLNTPGSFNCICPPGYFVYEDGRSCEDINECESGNNTCTTERVCFNFQGGHTCLAPLQCPPPYVEVGDNQCMCTTGNPACRDQPFTILYRHMDLSSGRSVPADIFQMQATTRYPGAFYIFQIKSGNEGREFYMRQTSNLSATLVLSRPIKGPREVVLDLEMVTVNNVINFRGSSIIRLTIFVSAHPF from the exons ATGAAAAACCCGCTCGGTGACATACGTGGCTTCACGCTTTGCTCCTCTACAAG GATGGTGGCAGCTCtgctatttattttgctttgtatGCAGTCAGCACACAGCCAG ACGTGCACAGATGGCTTCAGATACGACCGCAGATCAAGACGGTGTATGG ATGTGGACGAGTGTCGGACCCTTCCAGACCCCTGCAGGGGGGACATGCGTTGCGTCAACCAGAACGGGGGCTACCTGTGCATGCCCCGCGGCCTCTACAATCAGCCCTTCGGACCCGAACCCCCGCAGGTGCAGCAGCAGCCTGATTCAACATACCagggtggcgggggtgggggtggtgggggcggcACCGGCACATCCGCGAGCCAGCCGAACAGCTACGTGCCGGTTCCCCCGAGGACGGCCGATCCCAGCTACCCGCAAGTGGGCTACACTGTGCCGTGCATCCTGGGCTATGCGCTAGCGGATGATGGAACCTGCAATG ACGTTGATGAATGTGAGACCAATTCCCACCACTGTAACCCCACCCAGGTGTGCATTAACACAGCGGGGGGCTACACATGTTCCTGCACAGAAGGCTTCTGGCTCATCGGGGGGCAATGTCAGG ATATTGACGAGTGTCGTTATGGTTACTGTCAGCAGCTGTGCGCCAACGTGCCCGGCTCATATTCCTGCTCGTGTAACCCGGGTTTCCTCCTCAACCCGGACAACCGCAGCTGCCAAG atgtGGACGAGTGCGCGGACGAGCCGTGTAGTCACGGCTGCTTCAACAACCACGGCTCCTTTATGTGCAACTGCGACGAAGGGTTCGAACTGGCAGCCGACGGAACCTCCTGCAACG ACGTGGACGAGTGCAGCTTTTCCGAGTTCCTGTGTCAGCATCAATGCTTGAACACGCCGGGCTCCTTCAACTGCATCTGCCCACCCGGCTACTTCGTCTACGAGGACGGCCGCAGTTGCGAAG ATATCAATGAATGTGAGAGTGGTAACAACACCTGTACAACAGAACGAGTCTGTTTCAATTTCCAGGGAGGCCACACATGCCTGGCTCCTTTACAGTGTCCGCCTCCTTACGTTGAAGTGGGCGACAA TCAGTGCATGTGCACTACGGGCAACCCTGCGTGCAGGGACCAGCCCTTCACAATCTTGTACCGACACATGGACCTGTCGTCCGGACGCAGCGTGCCCGCGGACATCTTCCAGATGCAGGCCACCACGCGCTACCCGGGCGCCTTCTACATCTTCCAAATCAAGTCGGGCAACGAGGGCCGAGAGTTCTACATGAGG CAAACCAGCAATCTGAGCGCCACACTGGTGCTGTCGCGGCCCATCAAGGGTCCCAGAGAGGTGGTCCTGGACCTGGAGATGGTGACGGTAAACAACGTCATCAACTTCCGCGGCAGCTCAATCATCCGTCTGACCATCTTCGTGTCGGCGCATCCCTTCTGA